Proteins from a genomic interval of Capsicum annuum cultivar UCD-10X-F1 chromosome 4, UCD10Xv1.1, whole genome shotgun sequence:
- the LOC107869724 gene encoding short-chain dehydrogenase reductase ATA1 encodes MKMDYNGETENTSVQMLSQKRLWGKVALITGGARGIGAATARVFAENGAHVVIADILSELGASLAESIGGRYVQCDVSKEEEVESAVKLAVEWKGRLDIVFNNAGIAGFGGSITNIKIDQMMALLAINLNGVVHGIKHAARTMIAGKHGGSIICSSSSAAIVGGLASHSYTMSKEAILGLARSTACELGIHGIRVNCISPHGVPSEMLVSEFKKFLGNMELRPDEVSSIVGERGSLLRGRGGRFEDVAQAVLFLASDESGFVTGHNLVIDGGFTSACNQMSYIYKD; translated from the exons GCTTTGGGGAAAAGTTGCACTTATAACAGGTGGTGCGAGAGGAATAGGAGCAGCAACAGCAAGAGTTTTTGCTGAAAATGGAGCTCATGTTGTCATTGCAGATATACTGAGTGAACTGGGTGCAAGTCTAGCTGAATCTATTGGAGGTCGCTATGTTCAGTGTGAtgtttccaaagaagaagaagtggAATCAGCTGTGAAACTTGCAGTGGAATGGAAAGGTAGATTAGATATCGTGTTCAACAATGCTGGAATAGCAGGCTTTGGAGGGAGCATTACCAACATCAAAATAGATCAGATGATGGCACTCCTTGCTATAAATCTTAATGGGGTTGTACATGGGATCAAGCATGCTGCACGGACAATGATAGCAG GCAAACATGGAGGCTCGATCATATGTTCATCAAGTTCGGCTGCTATCGTGGGCGGACTGGCATCTCATTCCTACACAATGTCGAAAGAGGCAATCCTAGGACTTGCCAGGAGCACAGCTTGTGAGTTGGGCATTCACGGGATTCGAGTTAATTGTATTTCTCCTCATGGTGTCCCTTCCGAGATGCTTGTAAGTGAATTTAAAAAGTTTCTTGGTAACATGGAGCTGAGGCCTGATGAAGTGAGTTCGATTGTGGGTGAAAGAGGGAGTCTTCTACGTGGGAGAGGTGGAAGATTTGAAGATGTGGCACAAGCTGTGCTTTTTCTAGCCAGTGATGAATCTGGTTTTGTGACTGGCCACAATCTGGTTATTGATGGGGGTTTCACTTCTGCTTGTAATCAAATGAGTTATATATACAAGGATTGA